The proteins below are encoded in one region of Lonchura striata isolate bLonStr1 chromosome 1, bLonStr1.mat, whole genome shotgun sequence:
- the NRN1 gene encoding neuritin isoform X2, translating to MASLARSHRPSPAPAYLVQAVRAAGRCDAVFRGFSDCLLRLGDNMANYPQDLDDKRNLQTICAYWDDFHACTLTALTDCQEGATDLWEKLRRESKNLDFQGSLFELCGGGSGAAPSLLPPALPLLLAALWAALVTWLPF from the exons ATGGCGAGCCTGGCTCGGTCCCACCgcccctctcctgccccag CGTACCTGGTGCAGGCGGTGAGAGCGGCGGGGCGGTGCGATGCGGTCTTTAGGGGCTTCTCGGATTGTTTGCTGCGGCTGGGCGATAACATGGCCAACTACCCGCAGGACCTGGACGACAAGAGAAATCTCCAAACGATCTGCGC GTACTGGGATGATTTCCACGCCTGCACCCTCACAGCGCTCACCGATTGCCAGGAAGGAGCGACAGACCTCTGGGAGAAATTGAGACGGGAATCCAAAAACCTCGATTTCCAAGGCAGCTTATTTGAACTGTGCGGAGGCGGCAGCGGCGCGGCACCGTCCCTCCTCCCGCCGGCCTTGCCCCTGCTCCTGGCGGCTCTGTGGGCCGCCCTAGTGACCTGGCTGCCTTTCTAG